Proteins found in one Muntiacus reevesi chromosome 2, mMunRee1.1, whole genome shotgun sequence genomic segment:
- the SPACA6 gene encoding sperm acrosome membrane-associated protein 6 isoform X3, producing the protein MAWLAPWSAILPSLAALAVFDASAWACLLCFTSYEERLQICQIFAGLDSPDLGKCEEAFADAFKGLLDTEINYEERGQLHDAFTQMTHSLQEMAAAQGSFRVAFLHAAEKMQTIILQLKEVQACIPPCGLQEVTRRFRCRGCYSKVCDLPLDCPVQDLTVTRGRQAMFSCTVNFQLPKEEITYSWKFAGGGLRTQDPTYFRDIPRAQGYLARIRPVQPTHHGTFSCVITHDQRPLARLYFFLNVTGPPPRGETELQVSFREVLRWVPQEAETIEPWRPSLGELLATPGALTPGNQCLLAALVALASASVTVLAWMFFRWYCSGN; encoded by the exons ATGGCCTGGCTGGCCCCTTGGAGCGCCATCCTGCCCTCCCTGGCAGCCCTCGCGGTCTTCGATGCCTCGGCCTGGGCCTGTCTCCTCTGCTTCACGTCTTACGAGGAGCGCCTCCAGATTTGCCAGATCTTCGCCGGCCTGGACAGCCCCGACCTCGGGAAGTGTGAGGAGGCCTTCGCAGACGCCTTTAAGGGGCTGCTGGACACTGAGATCA ACTACGAGGAGAGGGGCCAGCTGCACGATGCCTTCACCCAGATGACCCACTCCCTACAGGAGATGGCCGCCGCCCAGG GGTCCTTTCGGGTTGCCTTTCTTCATGCTGCGGAGAAAATGCAGACGATTATATTACAGCTTAAGGAAG TGCAGGCCTGCATTCCTCCCTGTG GGCTCCAGGAGGTCACCCGGCGTTTCCGCTGCCGCGGATGCTACTCCAAGGTCTGCGATCTCCCGCTTGACTGCCCAG TTCAGGACCTGACGGTGACTCGGGGTCGTCAGGCCATGTTCTCTTgcactgtgaacttccagttgcCTAAGGAAGAGATCACCTATTCCTGGAAGTTCGCAGGAGGT GGA CTCCGGACTCAGGACCCGACCTACTTCCGAGATATTCCGCGGGCCCAAGGTTACCTGGCGCGGATCCGGCCGGTGCAGCCCACGCACCACGGGACCTTCTCTTGCGTGATCACGCACGACCAGCGCCCCCTGGCGCGGCTCTACTTCTTTCTTAACG TGACGGGCCCGCCCCCGCGCGGGGAGACCGAGCTCCAGGTCTCTTTTCGGGAAGTGTTGCGGTGGGTGCCGCAGGAGGCGGAGACGATCGAACCCTGGAGGCCCAGCCTGGGCGAGCTGCTGGCCACACCCGGGGCTCTGACGCCGGGCAATCAGTGCCTACTCGCGGCCCTTGTGGCCTTAGCATCAGCCAGTGTGACCGTGCTGGCGTG GATGTTTTTTCGATGGTACTGCAGCGGCAACTAA
- the SPACA6 gene encoding sperm acrosome membrane-associated protein 6 isoform X2: MAWLAPWSAILPSLAALAVFDASAWACLLCFTSYEERLQICQIFAGLDSPDLGKCEEAFADAFKGLLDTEISEETAPPPQHPPQWGGRGCTEGGTREAWRDLRGTETQRWENGGVGSRDRRPRDDRLRAVVPGEAVPPSPCLPPPDYEERGQLHDAFTQMTHSLQEMAAAQGSFRVAFLHAAEKMQTIILQLKEVQACIPPCGLQEVTRRFRCRGCYSKVCDLPLDCPAPDSGPDLLPRYSAGPRLPGADPAGAAHAPRDLLLRDHARPAPPGAALLLS, encoded by the exons ATGGCCTGGCTGGCCCCTTGGAGCGCCATCCTGCCCTCCCTGGCAGCCCTCGCGGTCTTCGATGCCTCGGCCTGGGCCTGTCTCCTCTGCTTCACGTCTTACGAGGAGCGCCTCCAGATTTGCCAGATCTTCGCCGGCCTGGACAGCCCCGACCTCGGGAAGTGTGAGGAGGCCTTCGCAGACGCCTTTAAGGGGCTGCTGGACACTGAGATCAGTGAGGAGAccgcaccccctccccagcaTCCTCCCCAGTGGGGGGGTCGGGGGTGCACGGAGGGAGGGACCCGAGAGGCCTGGAGAGACTTGAGAGGGACAGAGACGCAGAGATGGGAGAATGGAGGCGTGGGGAGCAGAGATCGGAGGCCGAGGGATGACCGCCTCAGGGCTGTGGTGCCAGGGGAAGCGgttccccccagcccctgcctcccgCCGCCAGACTACGAGGAGAGGGGCCAGCTGCACGATGCCTTCACCCAGATGACCCACTCCCTACAGGAGATGGCCGCCGCCCAGG GGTCCTTTCGGGTTGCCTTTCTTCATGCTGCGGAGAAAATGCAGACGATTATATTACAGCTTAAGGAAG TGCAGGCCTGCATTCCTCCCTGTG GGCTCCAGGAGGTCACCCGGCGTTTCCGCTGCCGCGGATGCTACTCCAAGGTCTGCGATCTCCCGCTTGACTGCCCAG CTCCGGACTCAGGACCCGACCTACTTCCGAGATATTCCGCGGGCCCAAGGTTACCTGGCGCGGATCCGGCCGGTGCAGCCCACGCACCACGGGACCTTCTCTTGCGTGATCACGCACGACCAGCGCCCCCTGGCGCGGCTCTACTTCTTTCTTAA
- the SPACA6 gene encoding sperm acrosome membrane-associated protein 6 isoform X1, whose protein sequence is MAWLAPWSAILPSLAALAVFDASAWACLLCFTSYEERLQICQIFAGLDSPDLGKCEEAFADAFKGLLDTEISEETAPPPQHPPQWGGRGCTEGGTREAWRDLRGTETQRWENGGVGSRDRRPRDDRLRAVVPGEAVPPSPCLPPPDYEERGQLHDAFTQMTHSLQEMAAAQGSFRVAFLHAAEKMQTIILQLKEVQACIPPCGLQEVTRRFRCRGCYSKVCDLPLDCPVQDLTVTRGRQAMFSCTVNFQLPKEEITYSWKFAGAPDSGPDLLPRYSAGPRLPGADPAGAAHAPRDLLLRDHARPAPPGAALLLS, encoded by the exons ATGGCCTGGCTGGCCCCTTGGAGCGCCATCCTGCCCTCCCTGGCAGCCCTCGCGGTCTTCGATGCCTCGGCCTGGGCCTGTCTCCTCTGCTTCACGTCTTACGAGGAGCGCCTCCAGATTTGCCAGATCTTCGCCGGCCTGGACAGCCCCGACCTCGGGAAGTGTGAGGAGGCCTTCGCAGACGCCTTTAAGGGGCTGCTGGACACTGAGATCAGTGAGGAGAccgcaccccctccccagcaTCCTCCCCAGTGGGGGGGTCGGGGGTGCACGGAGGGAGGGACCCGAGAGGCCTGGAGAGACTTGAGAGGGACAGAGACGCAGAGATGGGAGAATGGAGGCGTGGGGAGCAGAGATCGGAGGCCGAGGGATGACCGCCTCAGGGCTGTGGTGCCAGGGGAAGCGgttccccccagcccctgcctcccgCCGCCAGACTACGAGGAGAGGGGCCAGCTGCACGATGCCTTCACCCAGATGACCCACTCCCTACAGGAGATGGCCGCCGCCCAGG GGTCCTTTCGGGTTGCCTTTCTTCATGCTGCGGAGAAAATGCAGACGATTATATTACAGCTTAAGGAAG TGCAGGCCTGCATTCCTCCCTGTG GGCTCCAGGAGGTCACCCGGCGTTTCCGCTGCCGCGGATGCTACTCCAAGGTCTGCGATCTCCCGCTTGACTGCCCAG TTCAGGACCTGACGGTGACTCGGGGTCGTCAGGCCATGTTCTCTTgcactgtgaacttccagttgcCTAAGGAAGAGATCACCTATTCCTGGAAGTTCGCAGGAG CTCCGGACTCAGGACCCGACCTACTTCCGAGATATTCCGCGGGCCCAAGGTTACCTGGCGCGGATCCGGCCGGTGCAGCCCACGCACCACGGGACCTTCTCTTGCGTGATCACGCACGACCAGCGCCCCCTGGCGCGGCTCTACTTCTTTCTTAA